aatttaatcaaaatttaaatttctagTGTAAATTTGGGGACCATGGGGGGGGTggccaggcccctgtcgcccccctgtctccgcccctggtTAAGGCAGGACACCAAAACTGAGAGttccataaaaaaaagaaagatagacACAGAGGGAGTTGAGAGGTGAGGTTGCTAAATTAATTTCAAAGATAAGGAAGGATAGATGGAGTGGTGGTGACAGCATATCATTGACTACATTGGTACATCTTGAGAATGTGCCGCAGGAGTATTGTGTAGTAGAACTCTAGAATTCAATTTGCATAAGGTACAAGAGAAGATAAATGAGTGTACAACACGGGCCAATCCAGACTCACGCATACACGGCTTCGGTACTACAAGTAGGCGCTTATACGGCAATCACAACAACCAAGAAAGGCCAGCGTGCtccggtggggggggggggggttgacccCAGCAGACTTGTCACCCCACTCGATATTTTAAGATCGATGAGCAGCAAATGGAGGGGACTTGTCACCCCACTGCTGGGGTGACCCCAGCAGACTTGTCACTCCACTCCAGATTTTATGTTTTTTAGTCTAAACTGGCCGAACAAACTGCCCCATaatcaaatttttttctagaaCAAATTTTGTTTTGTTCTGAAACAATTTTTAATAGTTATCGGGCCTTGTGTGATGGTTGGACTGCCAGTAGCCCAAGCAACTCCTAACATTTGTGCAAATGGAGGTCTGAATTGAAAGAGAAGGCGCAGGGTTAAGGATTGCCTATGGGCCATTGGATCAGCCCATCTGACAGCTGAGAAAGCGGGTGTCAAATTTGGCTGAAACACCGAGTGGCCATACTGTAGATGCTAAAAAACAGCTGACCGAAAAATGATTTCCTTAATTACGTACTgttgtttctcaaaaaaaaaaactactgttTGTCACCACTGCATGCCTGGAACTTCTGCCGGTTGCTCATGATGTCTAAgaatttttttgtttgaattttttttatttggacaCAGTTTATTTCCCAGGTTTTTCACCTTCTGCCGACACTCCAATGAATAACAACAAAACCACAAGCCTTGACCTGGTGATTCAGAATCAAAGATGGTGGCTCCGACGTCCGACCCATTCATTTTCAGAGGTTGTATCTTTCATGTTACATCAGGTCAAATTCACTGATGCTAACAGAAATGGCAAAATATCAAAGAcatcgaggacgaggaggaccaAATCAGTGAGCATACAGAAAATGACCCATGGCTACCTGCGCTAGTTTCTCCACTAACTAATTCTTACCTAGAAAGTGACCCATGGCTACGTGCTCGCTGGACAGTCATCACTCTCCTCCCATCTAACCTAGACCACACTGACCTGGAAATCATAATCAATTGACAGTATTTTAACCTAGACCACACTGACCTGGAAACACAGTTGATAAACGTTGGCACTTTTCAAAATTAAGAACCATATCCTCACCGCCCTTTTGCATGGAGAAAGCAAAGAAACGAAGCACAATGATTGGAAAATGCAGAGATCGAATGGATATGCAGGTTCTGATTTTCTGCAAGCTTTACACTGTGCATAAGACGAACTCAACTATTTTTTCTCCCAGCCAGGGACACTGCCTGGATGGGTAGCCGCACAAATAATGTATCGGCTGCTCTCCGTGGGGTAGCAATAGCATCCTTCCTTTCTGTGATCTCAACTAATTTTCCCCACTTGTTGTGTGTCCGCGATGGCTCCAGGAGAGATAAGTGCACGACGTGTAAGCTGAAAACGCCTCACGGACCTGGATCAAGGATCCTAAACTTTGGTTTCTCCAAGATATTTCCTTTGGTTCATTTGGATTCTCACATTCCTGTGGGGCTGAAGTGACTTCCTACCTACAAGCAGTTCTACTCTCTTGGCCCTTGTAGAACAGTCACAATCTCCCTTTGCTCTCTCTGACTCCGACATCCCGTTTTCCCAAGTGATTTTTGCTCTGCCCTGCCTTTGCTTGAATTCTGGTGGCTCTGGGCTTAGAGTTAGGCCGAGGGAGGTCATACACATTTAAGGAGAAACACCCATACACAATGGTCCTGTACACTCAGCAGATGGGGCGTCAGAGATTCAGATGCAGACAAGTGATGATCATTTCAGGAGGCTCATTTTTCGCTCCCCTTGGTAAGGTACCCACCACTTGGGACAGGCACACATGCGTGTCCGGATCTTGGCAGAAAGTTACAGTCGCGGCTCTGAAGGTATACTACGTAGTACTTGACAGCAAGCAGCAGAGCCACGCAAGTTACTGATGACACACAATTCAAGTTACTGACGGAGAGCGTTCGTGCGTGTTTGGATTGGACGATCTGGATCTGAGGAAACCTACGATCGGCGCGTCATCGATCGATCACGAGGGGAAGTCggagggctgctgctgctgcttctgtaCCTGTGTACGAGCGCAGGCGCGCGATTAGTACTTGTGCACGCGGCAGGCCGGCGACCGAAATCATGGTCGCGAGACCATGGCGTCCCTGCTGCCTGCACGCATGAAGACGATCGAGCTGGCGGCCGTGGCGCCATCGTTGAGAATGGCTGCCAGGCGCCCCACTGTGCTCCATTCCCTGCACGCATGGCAGGCTCCACACATGGTGATGGTACTGCAGGGCCCCGGCCCCTCTCCGACCGATCGAtccctgccgccgctgccctcgagCCACACTAGTGTCGCCCAACCAATCCTCGCCAAGAACATTTCTAGGCCCTGCTCCCCCGCGCCAAAACCTCCACCTGGTGCACGGCGAATGGCAATGGCGCGCGTCCTTCCCGCACGCACCTCCCGACAAGGGACGGCGCAGATCCCCCGTGTCGCTCCTCGTCCCCCGTGGCCCAGGGAGCCACTTGCAGTTGTACCCTCGCACGCACCAACCGCGGGCGGGCGCGGCCCCGTCGCGCTCGatctctcctcctcttctcctcgtCCTGCAGTCCAAGCACCCCACCACCCATCCACACAAAGCCGCCACGATCTCTCCTGAATCCTCTTTCCCCGGCCCGTTTATAGCGGCGACCTGACAGGTTGCCGCACCTCCTGAATCCTCTCGCGCTCTCAGCTGTCCGTTCCTCCGCGCGCCTCTCGCGAGGACCCGGACCCGGACTGCTAGCTCCACCGTACCGGCCGCCCATAATGGGGAacaagccgccgccggagctctacTACGAGATCCTGCACGTCGCCAGGGACGCCTCCCCGCAGGGGGTCCGGGCGGCCTACAGGGCCCTGGCCCGCCAGTGGCACCCCGACAAGCACCCGCCGGCCTCCAGgcccgaggccgaggcgcgctTCAAGGCCATCACCCAGGCCTACGAGGTGTGTGATCACCGCGGGGGTTCGATGTGTGTTGATTCATGCACGGTGCGTGCTAGCTGATCCGAGCATCTCGCAGGCGCTGCTGGAccagcaggagagcagcagggCGGTAACAAGGCCGCCCGCCGGGAAGGACCGCGGCGGCGAGAACGTCGTCGTCGCCACGTCGGTGGCGAGAGCGGCTGCGGCGCGGAGCGAGAAGCCCGGCCCCGGCGCCGTCGCGCCCCGCACGCCGGCGCGGGAGGCGGAGCCGGCCAGGACGAGGAAGTCAGTGTACAGCGCCTGCggcagcgtcggcggcggccggcgcgcgttCACCGAGTTCTCCAGCTACGTCGTGCGCAAGGTGCCGCCGCTGGAGCGCAGGGTGGAGTGCACCCTCGAGGAGCTCTGCGCCGGGTGCGTCAAGGAGGTCAGGTACACCCGCGACGTCGTCACCAAGAAGGGGTAAGCTGTCGCTCGCCTACGACACATGACGTGCACGTAGAGCCAGCCGTACGTACGTCGTCGATAGAGACGGCCGTGTGTgtgtgcagtgcagtgcagtcTTTTTAGTTTGTTGCTGACAGAATTCGTCGCCATTTCACTGCACGTATATCTGCCGTATCCCAAGATACGATTCACGGATTCAGGGCATTGTGGCGGTGTTCTACACCGAAATTGAATTGGCACATCGTTTTCATGAAGATATACTACTATTAGATAAAATCATCCCAAACTATTTTCCTCCACAACTCTACAAACATGCAGAGCTCTACATTCAGAAACCAGAACACGACTCTTTTGTGTTCAGCCTGTCTGTATTCTAGTGCTAGCAAAATGTTCGAGTTACATATCATTTTGCCAGTTTTACTGCTACTTGCCAATTTATGTCGTCTAAGTTTGTGTAAGAATAAAGCTCAAGtaataggttaaaaataaagCACGCACCTACTTTCATCTCAACAAGGATTAAGAATCT
The nucleotide sequence above comes from Panicum virgatum strain AP13 chromosome 3K, P.virgatum_v5, whole genome shotgun sequence. Encoded proteins:
- the LOC120698609 gene encoding dnaJ protein homolog 1-like, whose amino-acid sequence is MGNKPPPELYYEILHVARDASPQGVRAAYRALARQWHPDKHPPASRPEAEARFKAITQAYEALLDQQESSRAVTRPPAGKDRGGENVVVATSVARAAAARSEKPGPGAVAPRTPAREAEPARTRKSVYSACGSVGGGRRAFTEFSSYVVRKVPPLERRVECTLEELCAGCVKEVRYTRDVVTKKGLITKKEVTQTIRVQPGMRKGATVTVEGAGDERPGCLTGDAVFVVSESKHRRFKRLGDDLVLRARVPLVSALTGWQLSFRLLGGDRFRCAFRDEVICPGYVKVVKGGGMPVAGGEKGARGDLMVKFEVVFPENLTDEQRKGLAEILRGCA